Proteins from one Ricinus communis isolate WT05 ecotype wild-type chromosome 9, ASM1957865v1, whole genome shotgun sequence genomic window:
- the LOC8268131 gene encoding putative BPI/LBP family protein At1g04970 isoform X2 encodes MARPLFFLVLLFLWTPVSTHRRSNEQGFTSVVLSNKGTDFAKGILIKKAVSSMIPLQLPDIEKSKKIPLLGKVNIVLSDIMINSVSIGSSSVETGDMGIVLVASGATADLTMNWMYSYKKWVVVLSDSGRASVQVKDMEVGLTVTLKEEDGTLKLSLLNCGCNVKDISIKLDGGASWLYQAVVDAFERPIASAVENAISKKIREGISKLDSRLHSLPKRFSIDHVSAMNVAFVDDPVLSNSSIEFDINGLFMALDNVLIPNYYYGGIQADSSNCPAKMIEISLHENVFNTAAAVYFNAGYMHWVVDRFPNQSFLNTATWRFIYPQLYKQYPNDDMTLNMSLTSPPVIKIVENDIDATIYLDVTVNVLDANKVIPVACVSLVVRSSCFPHMLRNKLAGVLKLKDFTMSYKWSSIGDLHMHLLRPVAFAVLETIFIPYMNIRLMKGLSLPLLHGFTLRDTEIHCKASKMTICSNLAVTYGYLLNQQSHPLQLDVQ; translated from the exons ATGGCACGTCCTCTTTTCTTCTTAGTTTTGTTATTTCTGTGGACTCCTGTAAGTACCCATCGACGATCCAATGAACAAGGATTCACTTCTGTGGTTTTATCCAATAAAGGTACTGACTTTGCTAAAGGTATTCTCATAAAGAAGGCAGTGTCTTCTATGATTCCACTTCAATTGCCAGATATTGAGAAGTCTAAGAAAATCCCACTTCTTGGAAAAGTTAATATTGTTCTTTCAGACATCATGATTAATAGTGTTAGTATTGGTTCTTCTTCTGTTGAAACTGGAGATATGGGTATTGTTTTAGTTGCTTCAGGTGCTACTGCTGATTTGACCATGAATTGGATGTACTCTTATAAGAAATGGGTAGTTGTGCTTTCTGACAGTGGACGTGCCTCAGTTCAG GTTAAAGATATGGAAGTGGGGCTTACTGTTActttaaaagaagaagatggaaCTCTAAAGTTGTCTCTCTTGAACTGTGGTTGTAATGTGAAAGATATCTCTATCAAGCTGGATGGCGGAGCATCCTGGCTTTATCAAGC GGTGGTTGATGCTTTTGAAAGGCCAATAGCATCTGCAGTAGAAAATGCTATTTCCAAGAAAATCAGAGAAGGCATATCAAAACTCGACTCTCGATTGCATTCACTTCCAAAGCGATTCTCTATAGATCACGTCTCTGCAATGAATGTTGCTTTTGTAGACGATCCTGTGCTGAGTAATTCTTCCattgaatttgatatcaaTGGTTTATTCATGGCATTGGATAATGTTTTAATTCCCAACTATTACTACGGAGGAATACAAGCGGACTCCTCAAACTGTCCGGCCAAGATGATTGAGATTTCATTACATGAAAATGTTTTTAATACAGCTGCAGCTGTATACTTCAAT GCAGGTTATATGCATTGGGTTGTGGATAGATTTCCAAATCAATCCTTCTTAAACACTGCAACATGGAGATTCATATATCCTCAACTCTACAAGCAGTATCCGAATGATGACATGACTCTTAACATGTCACTAACTTCTCCACCAGTAATAAAAATTGTAGAGAATGACATTGATGCCACCATTTACTTGGATGTGACAGTCAACGTTTTGGATGCTAACAAAGTTATACCAGTTGCATGTGTCTCATTG GTAGTTAGATCTTCGTGTTTTCCGCATATGTTAAGGAATAAGCTAGCTGGTGTCCTCAAGTTAAAAGATTTCACTATGTCTTACAAGTGGAGCAGTATAGGGGACCTGCATATGCATCTATTACGG CCAGTAGCTTTTGCTGTTCTTGAGACTATATTCATCCCATACATGAACATACGCCTCATGAAGGGATTATCTTTGCCACTTCTGCATGGATTTACACTTCGCGATACTGAAATACATTGCAAGGCTTCAAAGATGACGATTTGCAGCAACCTTGCCGTCACATATGGGTACCTTCTCAATCAGCAATCCCACCCACTACAGTTAGATGTTCAATAA
- the LOC8268131 gene encoding putative BPI/LBP family protein At1g04970 isoform X1, with amino-acid sequence MARPLFFLVLLFLWTPVSTHRRSNEQGFTSVVLSNKGTDFAKGILIKKAVSSMIPLQLPDIEKSKKIPLLGKVNIVLSDIMINSVSIGSSSVETGDMGIVLVASGATADLTMNWMYSYKKWVVVLSDSGRASVQHLLFYLEKNNPRRFFSSRNKEFDVTLMKVKDMEVGLTVTLKEEDGTLKLSLLNCGCNVKDISIKLDGGASWLYQAVVDAFERPIASAVENAISKKIREGISKLDSRLHSLPKRFSIDHVSAMNVAFVDDPVLSNSSIEFDINGLFMALDNVLIPNYYYGGIQADSSNCPAKMIEISLHENVFNTAAAVYFNAGYMHWVVDRFPNQSFLNTATWRFIYPQLYKQYPNDDMTLNMSLTSPPVIKIVENDIDATIYLDVTVNVLDANKVIPVACVSLVVRSSCFPHMLRNKLAGVLKLKDFTMSYKWSSIGDLHMHLLRPVAFAVLETIFIPYMNIRLMKGLSLPLLHGFTLRDTEIHCKASKMTICSNLAVTYGYLLNQQSHPLQLDVQ; translated from the exons ATGGCACGTCCTCTTTTCTTCTTAGTTTTGTTATTTCTGTGGACTCCTGTAAGTACCCATCGACGATCCAATGAACAAGGATTCACTTCTGTGGTTTTATCCAATAAAGGTACTGACTTTGCTAAAGGTATTCTCATAAAGAAGGCAGTGTCTTCTATGATTCCACTTCAATTGCCAGATATTGAGAAGTCTAAGAAAATCCCACTTCTTGGAAAAGTTAATATTGTTCTTTCAGACATCATGATTAATAGTGTTAGTATTGGTTCTTCTTCTGTTGAAACTGGAGATATGGGTATTGTTTTAGTTGCTTCAGGTGCTACTGCTGATTTGACCATGAATTGGATGTACTCTTATAAGAAATGGGTAGTTGTGCTTTCTGACAGTGGACGTGCCTCAGTTCAG CATTTGcttttttatttggagaaGAATAATCCTCGACGATTTTTCAGTTCAcgaaataaagaatttgatgTTACTCTTATGAAGGTTAAAGATATGGAAGTGGGGCTTACTGTTActttaaaagaagaagatggaaCTCTAAAGTTGTCTCTCTTGAACTGTGGTTGTAATGTGAAAGATATCTCTATCAAGCTGGATGGCGGAGCATCCTGGCTTTATCAAGC GGTGGTTGATGCTTTTGAAAGGCCAATAGCATCTGCAGTAGAAAATGCTATTTCCAAGAAAATCAGAGAAGGCATATCAAAACTCGACTCTCGATTGCATTCACTTCCAAAGCGATTCTCTATAGATCACGTCTCTGCAATGAATGTTGCTTTTGTAGACGATCCTGTGCTGAGTAATTCTTCCattgaatttgatatcaaTGGTTTATTCATGGCATTGGATAATGTTTTAATTCCCAACTATTACTACGGAGGAATACAAGCGGACTCCTCAAACTGTCCGGCCAAGATGATTGAGATTTCATTACATGAAAATGTTTTTAATACAGCTGCAGCTGTATACTTCAAT GCAGGTTATATGCATTGGGTTGTGGATAGATTTCCAAATCAATCCTTCTTAAACACTGCAACATGGAGATTCATATATCCTCAACTCTACAAGCAGTATCCGAATGATGACATGACTCTTAACATGTCACTAACTTCTCCACCAGTAATAAAAATTGTAGAGAATGACATTGATGCCACCATTTACTTGGATGTGACAGTCAACGTTTTGGATGCTAACAAAGTTATACCAGTTGCATGTGTCTCATTG GTAGTTAGATCTTCGTGTTTTCCGCATATGTTAAGGAATAAGCTAGCTGGTGTCCTCAAGTTAAAAGATTTCACTATGTCTTACAAGTGGAGCAGTATAGGGGACCTGCATATGCATCTATTACGG CCAGTAGCTTTTGCTGTTCTTGAGACTATATTCATCCCATACATGAACATACGCCTCATGAAGGGATTATCTTTGCCACTTCTGCATGGATTTACACTTCGCGATACTGAAATACATTGCAAGGCTTCAAAGATGACGATTTGCAGCAACCTTGCCGTCACATATGGGTACCTTCTCAATCAGCAATCCCACCCACTACAGTTAGATGTTCAATAA